Proteins from a genomic interval of Clostridium sp. AN503:
- a CDS encoding sugar phosphate isomerase/epimerase family protein: MIIATTGSLQAGPNAPIVYRGEFEDIFPMMAEDGYRGVELHIQDSREIDREKLFKELERNRLTLTSIGTGAAYGAWHLNIGDRDREIRKKAIACLKEHMITAAPYHGLIIIGSMQGRFRDAGSPEEFVGNVEESLYILDRLAKEYDVTVGYEIMNHYESDFLYRIRDGVRFMEEHSFERIGLHIDSVHMNIDESDLGHAVREAGSLVKHVHLADNDRYYPGHGHMNFREILQGLKDIGYDGAMALETFCKPESRVCARKSLAFLDFVMEEVYGNVQK; this comes from the coding sequence ATGATCATTGCGACGACAGGGAGTTTGCAGGCGGGGCCGAATGCGCCGATCGTTTACCGGGGGGAGTTTGAAGATATATTTCCCATGATGGCGGAGGACGGATACCGGGGGGTGGAGCTGCATATACAGGATTCACGGGAGATTGACCGGGAAAAGCTTTTCAAGGAGCTGGAAAGGAACCGTCTGACCCTGACTTCCATCGGGACAGGGGCGGCTTATGGGGCCTGGCATTTAAACATCGGGGACCGGGACCGGGAGATACGGAAAAAGGCTATTGCATGTTTGAAGGAGCATATGATCACAGCCGCGCCTTATCACGGGCTTATCATCATTGGATCCATGCAGGGGCGGTTTCGGGATGCCGGGTCGCCGGAGGAGTTTGTAGGAAATGTGGAGGAGAGCCTGTATATTCTGGACCGGCTGGCAAAGGAATATGACGTCACGGTGGGCTATGAGATCATGAACCATTATGAGAGTGATTTTCTGTACCGCATAAGGGACGGGGTGCGGTTTATGGAGGAGCATTCCTTTGAGCGGATCGGACTTCATATCGATTCGGTCCATATGAATATTGATGAGAGCGATCTGGGCCATGCGGTCCGGGAGGCAGGGAGTTTGGTGAAGCATGTCCACCTTGCGGACAATGACCGGTATTATCCGGGACATGGACATATGAATTTCAGGGAGATCCTGCAGGGGCTTAAGGATATCGGGTATGACGGGGCGATGGCTCTGGAGACCTTCTGTAAGCCGGAGAGCAGGGTCTGCGCCAGAAAGTCCCTGGCCTTTCTGGATTTTGTGATGGAGGAGGTTTATGGAAACGTACAGAAGTGA